A genome region from Phoenix dactylifera cultivar Barhee BC4 chromosome 18, palm_55x_up_171113_PBpolish2nd_filt_p, whole genome shotgun sequence includes the following:
- the LOC103710706 gene encoding uncharacterized protein LOC103710706, with amino-acid sequence MGEQSFLDRMLSHLRSTSKYYTGYPKDIGPSRVIHFTSERQFVQLLHEGHPVVVAFTIRVPYTKHLDRVLEEAAAEFYPHIKFMRVECPKYPGFCIARQRKEYPFIEIYHSPEQAADQGKLVDPNIKKYSVKVLPFNYDLSAYGFREFFKRHGTHVSETS; translated from the exons ATGGGGGAGCAGTCGTTTCTTGATCGGATGTTATCCCATCTCCGATCGACCAGCAA GTATTACACTGGATATCCAAAGGATATTGGACCTTCGCGGGTTATCCATTTTACCTCAGAGCGTCAGTTTGTTCAGCTTCTGCATGAAGGCCATCCTGTGGTTGTTGCATTTACTATAAG GGTTCCCTATACGAAGCATCTCGATAGAGTATTGGAGGAGGCCGCTGCTGAGTTTTATCCCCATATAAAATTCATGCGT GTTGAGTGCCCCAAATATCCAGGATTTTGCATTGCAAGGCAAAGGAAAGAGTATCCgttcattgaaatatatcacAGCCCAGAGCAG GCAGCTGACCAAGGAAAATTGGTGGATCCCAATATAAAAAAATACTCAGTCAAAGTGTTGCCT TTTAACTATGACCTAAGTGCATACGGGTTTCGCGAATTTTTCAAGCGGCATGGGACGCATGTATCTGAAACCAGCTAG